One Campylobacter concisus DNA window includes the following coding sequences:
- a CDS encoding cytochrome c, with the protein MRNLHKALAGLLMGVSIFASQACCEEHNMQMSDKARDVIANPKGTLQSRGVVSLQDYVVEEQEMYNWLFKNHPIFTKYGGKTVGKMVVHDRGLEWLAEGHGFDMSKLSKRDGGKGYSSMMYRIPATSSLQFPNKFVGPEKCGECHPAQYEVWSRSRHATTMRFPGEHPEVNNNLTEPVFDKDTASILPKGITPDVIYATVGHLRTKMGYVDAWLLRGTYYVEGGLLRDGTGQIVAGGNQWQRTWALNLDDATVKKIKELVPEFPGTLEEYGDNGGYVRGLASYAAKHKKSMFFQANSSYCEVCHPVKFDFKSKAEFYAALGNAKELQKHTISKGVSCEECHGAGGHLDGATNFRTSNCERCHQRFNFSPDLMRANPLNNGKLDLSLSSKFKSMGPGCGSEGSQSYFTAHYDKGMRCVTCHDPHDNTGNVVGDKSVTGMNYNPDQGYLSAFYTKPKIKKDCKDCHETQAYIASKADTHKNNTCASCHMPFMMSCENFYAVQFQDNAGFDTQRRSHIWKIMVDPKEKSLVPGDAAKGPRDAKDWHFERDKNGHNYVDLMWACARTSWADKDMKDNKGCHSPVLSELKPTLHFKNQKQVYDEVMGWQTPVKNEFSEVKIGIEGIYSLLETKKLDPSDKARVYELVQNAQEIIDMVEKDGSWGMHGFKFTKQRLDASKEYIKEAQRILNKNL; encoded by the coding sequence GTGAGAAACTTACACAAAGCCTTAGCAGGCTTACTCATGGGTGTTAGTATCTTTGCTTCACAAGCCTGTTGCGAAGAGCATAATATGCAGATGTCCGATAAAGCACGTGATGTTATCGCAAATCCTAAAGGCACACTGCAAAGTAGAGGTGTTGTCTCCTTGCAAGACTACGTCGTAGAAGAGCAAGAGATGTATAACTGGCTATTTAAAAACCACCCTATTTTTACAAAGTATGGTGGCAAAACCGTCGGCAAAATGGTCGTTCACGACCGTGGCTTAGAGTGGCTTGCCGAGGGACATGGCTTTGATATGTCAAAGCTTAGCAAAAGAGATGGTGGTAAGGGCTATAGCTCTATGATGTATAGAATTCCAGCCACCTCATCACTTCAATTTCCTAATAAATTTGTAGGTCCAGAAAAGTGCGGTGAGTGTCACCCGGCTCAGTATGAGGTCTGGAGCAGATCTCGCCACGCAACTACTATGCGCTTCCCTGGCGAGCACCCAGAGGTTAATAACAACCTAACTGAGCCAGTATTTGACAAAGATACCGCTTCTATCCTTCCAAAAGGTATCACTCCAGATGTCATCTACGCAACCGTTGGTCACTTAAGAACTAAGATGGGCTACGTCGATGCATGGCTACTTCGTGGTACTTACTACGTTGAGGGCGGTTTGCTAAGAGATGGCACAGGTCAGATCGTAGCTGGCGGTAACCAATGGCAAAGAACATGGGCGTTAAATTTAGACGACGCAACTGTTAAAAAGATAAAAGAGCTTGTCCCAGAATTTCCTGGCACTCTTGAAGAGTATGGCGATAATGGCGGATATGTCAGAGGTCTTGCCTCATACGCCGCAAAACATAAAAAGTCGATGTTTTTCCAAGCAAACTCATCATATTGTGAGGTTTGCCACCCAGTTAAATTCGACTTTAAGTCAAAAGCAGAATTTTACGCAGCACTTGGTAATGCCAAAGAGCTTCAAAAACACACTATCTCAAAAGGCGTAAGCTGTGAGGAGTGCCACGGAGCTGGCGGTCACCTTGATGGAGCTACAAATTTTAGAACATCAAACTGCGAACGCTGTCACCAAAGATTTAACTTTAGCCCAGATCTAATGCGTGCTAACCCACTTAATAACGGCAAGCTTGATCTCTCACTAAGCTCTAAATTTAAATCAATGGGACCAGGATGTGGCTCAGAAGGTTCTCAATCATACTTTACCGCTCACTATGATAAAGGTATGAGATGCGTCACTTGCCACGATCCACACGACAACACAGGTAACGTTGTAGGCGATAAGAGCGTAACTGGCATGAACTACAACCCAGATCAAGGCTATCTAAGTGCGTTCTACACTAAACCAAAGATCAAAAAAGATTGTAAAGATTGTCACGAGACTCAAGCATATATCGCATCAAAAGCAGATACACACAAAAACAACACTTGTGCATCTTGCCACATGCCATTTATGATGAGCTGCGAGAATTTCTACGCTGTTCAGTTCCAAGACAACGCTGGCTTTGATACTCAAAGACGCTCTCACATCTGGAAGATCATGGTCGATCCAAAAGAGAAATCTCTAGTCCCAGGCGACGCAGCTAAAGGTCCAAGAGATGCTAAAGATTGGCACTTTGAGAGAGATAAAAATGGCCACAACTATGTTGATTTGATGTGGGCATGCGCTAGAACATCTTGGGCTGATAAAGATATGAAAGATAATAAAGGCTGCCATAGCCCAGTGCTATCTGAGCTAAAACCAACACTTCACTTCAAAAACCAAAAACAAGTTTATGATGAGGTTATGGGATGGCAAACTCCAGTTAAAAATGAATTCTCAGAGGTCAAAATAGGCATCGAGGGAATTTACTCACTACTAGAGACTAAAAAGCTAGATCCAAGTGATAAAGCAAGAGTTTATGAGCTTGTCCAAAACGCTCAAGAGATCATCGATATGGTCGAAAAAGATGGTTCGTGGGGTATGCACGGATTTAAATTTACTAAACAAAGACTAGATGCATCTAAAGAGTATATAAAAGAAGCTCAGAGAATTCTAAACAAAAATTTATAG
- a CDS encoding FKBP-type peptidyl-prolyl cis-trans isomerase — protein sequence MKNGFLKCSLLLSLSVASLLANVDTNDSYAIGATSGGYVLKGLLDQKQLGVGYDADAVIKGFSDALKSELKLSDDEIAKLLNKRAESLDKIVKEKEAAKLKENLAQGKAYMEKNAKNKNVKTTKSNLQYEIIKGGSKGATPKPESIIIVNYKASFVDGKVFDETKEAPAHLSMLNLIPGLEEGLMLMKEGEKFKFVIPPELAYGDSGMEGIPGGETIVFEIELIKVLKPGELAEAARKIHEKEQNEGIKKPH from the coding sequence ATGAAAAATGGGTTTTTAAAATGTTCGCTACTTCTTAGCCTAAGTGTGGCTAGCCTCTTAGCAAATGTCGATACAAACGACTCTTACGCCATAGGCGCAACAAGCGGTGGATATGTTTTAAAAGGACTGCTAGATCAAAAGCAACTAGGTGTTGGCTATGACGCTGATGCAGTGATAAAAGGCTTTAGCGATGCGCTAAAGAGCGAGCTAAAACTAAGTGATGATGAGATAGCAAAGCTACTAAACAAAAGAGCTGAAAGCTTAGATAAGATAGTAAAAGAAAAAGAGGCTGCCAAGCTAAAAGAGAATTTAGCCCAAGGCAAAGCCTATATGGAAAAAAATGCAAAAAACAAAAATGTAAAAACAACAAAATCAAATTTACAATATGAGATCATAAAAGGTGGCTCAAAAGGGGCTACTCCAAAGCCTGAGAGCATCATCATAGTAAATTATAAAGCAAGCTTTGTCGATGGCAAGGTCTTTGACGAGACAAAAGAGGCTCCAGCTCATCTTTCGATGCTAAATTTGATCCCTGGGCTTGAAGAGGGACTTATGCTTATGAAAGAGGGCGAGAAGTTTAAATTTGTAATCCCGCCTGAGCTTGCATACGGCGATAGCGGCATGGAGGGGATACCTGGTGGCGAGACTATCGTTTTTGAGATAGAGCTTATTAAGGTCTTAAAGCCTGGCGAACTAGCTGAGGCGGCAAGAAAAATTCATGAAAAAGAGCAAAATGAGGGCATTAAAAAGCCTCATTAA